The genomic stretch AGCAACCCAAGCAAAGCCAAAGTACCATACAGATACAACTTTACATTCTCCGAAAACTGCTTTTGTATCAGCAACAGCAATCTTTTAAAACTGAAACGGTTATTCATTATAAGTCAATTTTTGAGTGATTAAATATTTGCCGAACAGCCTGCGGATTGGTTACCACAGTTTTGTACAGCAGTTCCAAATCCACCTTCGTGCTTTCATCGTCATAATTAGGAATTACCAATGCCGAACCCGAAAGCGTTTGTTCTTCATATAAAATCGAAGACACATTATTTTTATCCTGTGAAAATTTAAAAGCCAACTTTGATGATACTTCATCCATAGAATGATTGAACAAAATTTTACCTTCATCTACAATTGTTACAAAATCTATCAGCGTTTCTAAATCCTTTACCTGATGCGTGCTGATGATGATACATTTGTTTTCATTAACTGCGCCCGCCAGTACTTTTCTGAATTGCGTTTTACTCAAAATATCCAATCCGTTCGACGGCTCGTCCATCAGCAAGAGCGAAGTATTGCAAGCCAGTGCAAAAGCAATCAGCACTTTCTTTTTTTGTCCGTAACTCATTTCCTGCAACGTATTATCAACAGGCACTTCAAACTCTTTCAAATAGTTTTCAAATTCCGGTTGACTGAATTTCGGATAAAACGGCGCATTGCAACAAACGTATTTCTGAATAGAAACATCGGGCAAGTAAAACTCTTCAGGAACCATAAACACTTCTTGTAAAAACGCAGGTTTTCTTTCAGATGGATTGAATCCTAAAACATTTACAGAACCTTTGTCAGGAAAAAGCAATCCGCAAACGGTGCGCAGCAATGTTGATTTTCCCGTTCCGTTTTTACCCAGCAATCCGTAAACATATCCCGTCTGGAAAGTAAGACCGATACTGTCGTAAACCTTTTTCTTTTTGTAAGAGAAATGCAGATTTTTTATATCAACCATAATCATTGTTTTAGTGTACTATTTTAGTAGTACACTACAAAAATGAAAAAGAATTTTTAAACAGCCAAATTTTTTTATAGAATTTTTTATGCGCGCATTTTCCTCATTGCCTTTAGCTTTACACAAAATTTTATTTTATGGCAAACACAATACTTATCACAGGCGCAACATCAGGCTTCGGAAAAGCAATAGCAGAGCGGTTTTCAGCCGAAGGCTGGAACTGCATTATCACAGGAAGAAGAGCTGAAAGACTAAATGAGATTGCAAAAAATTTATCAGAAAAAAACAATGTAAAAATTCTTCCGCTGGTTTTTGATGTGAGAAACAGAGAAGCCGTTTTTGAAAATTTATCTAATCTGCCGGACGAATGGAAACAAATTGATGTACTAGTTAATAATGCAGGCTTGGCATTGGGAAGAGAAAATTTTGACGAAGCAAATATGGACGATTGGGACACAATGATTGATACGAATGTGAAAGGCTTGCTGTATGTGTCGAAAGCAATTGTGCCTTATTTCATAGAAAATAAAAAAGGGCATATCATCAATATTGGTTCTACTGCCGCAAAAGATGTGTATCCGCAAGGCAATGTGTATTGCGCCACTAAACACGCAGTAGATTCTATTTCACAATCACAAAGAATTGAACTGTTGCAACACAAAATAAAAGTTACAGCAGTCCATCCCGGCGCGGCGGAAACGGAGTTTTCCGATGTGCGTTTTAAGGGAGACAAAGAAAAAAGCAAAGCAGTATATGAAGGCTACGAAGCGCTTCACGCGGTCGATATAGCCGATGTGATTTATTATTGCGCCACATTACCACAGCACGTTTGTATTAATGATTTGGTAGTAACATGTACGGCGCAGGCTAATTCGTTTTTTACTTATAAGGGATGAAAATGTTGGTCAGAAATAGAAAATGTTAGTCGGGATTGCAAATCCCGAACAGCCACACCGGCAAATTCATTTTTTATTTACAGGAATAATTTTTTCACAGCTATAAACACAAAAGCCGAAAACGTGTGTTGTTTTCGGCTTTTTACATTATCAGTTAACATTATAATCTACTTTGCAGATAATTAATCTGCGCCTGTTCATCATCTTTATTTGCTGCATTATTAAGCTGTGTTTTTTTATTGCTTAATATCGTTTCTAATCGCTTGTTCACGGCGTCTTTATATTGTGGAACGTAAGGCACCACTTTGTCTCGCGTCTCAATAATTGCATCGGTCAATCTTTTGAAATGTTCCGTATCGTGCAGATTGCCTAAATATGTAATCATATCAAATGTCTGTGTTACTTTTTCTTGTCCTAATGGTAAAGAAGTATAACTGTCGTACAGGTTATCAAAGTCTGCATCGGATTTTGTAGAAATGGTCAATCGCTGAACCACACTTGCCAATCTGCCACGCGCATCTTTCTGTAGTTCAGCAGCCATACTTACAGCTTTATCCTTATCCAATGTTGCTAAAGCCTGCAACGAAGAACCTGCAACACTGTATGATGAATCATAAACACCTGCAAGGTAAATGGGCTTGTAAGCACTGTCTCTCGAAAAAGTGAGCGCATCAATTGCCGCTGCACGCACCAGCCTGTACGGGTCATTTTTTGCGATGCCGGCAATCTTCTCAAAATCAGCTGCCGAATAAACCGTAGGATTTACTGCCTGCAACACATCTTTACGAATGCCATGAAACTTATCATTAAGCGCAGTATTGACTAAAAAATCTTTTGCACCGTCTTCATCCAGATGATTGATTGCGTAAGCAACCGCTTCTTCTCTATCCACATAATTACCCGCAAGGTTGTATTGGTTAATGAACTCCTTCAAAGTTTTATGGTCATTCTTTTCTGCCAATAAAATTTTATCTCCGTCCACATTAATCAAATCGGGCTTGTCGCCTACATTAAATGTATATGATTGTTTTTGCTGTGTCATCCAAACAGAATGGCGAATTTTATTTTTCCCATGATAAATATCTATATCAATCGGTAGTTTAAAAATCTGTTCGTTCTTTTGTGTTTGTTCAATAGTTACAGTAGAAGTTTTTGCAGCAGAATCATACGCATAAGTAATGTCCAATACAGGATTGCCTGCGCCAAAATACCATTGATTCCAATACCAATTCCAGTCTTCGCCCGTTATTTGTTCAAATGCCAAACGCAATTTGGTAGCAGAGCCTGTACCGAATTTATTTTGATTCAGATAAAGATTCAATGATTTGAAGAATGCAGAATCTCCAATAATATGCCGCAGCATATGGAGAATACGTCCGCCTTTCTGATAGCTTACCAGGTCGAATACATCTTCTTTATCTTTATAATAATATCTTACCAGGTTTTTATTTCTGCTGTTGGCGGAGTTGAGATACTCCTGCATTTGCTCATAATTTTCGGCATCGCCGGCATCTTTTCCGTACTTATAATTTTCCCAGAGATATTCACTGTAATTGGCAAAACTTTCGTTCACGGTAATATTGCTCCAGCTTTCACAGGTAACCAAATCGCCAAACCAGTGATGAAACAGTTCGTGCGCAATATCATCTTCCCACACATTGCCGTCAGTAAGCTGACGTGCATTTTGCTGTGCAGATTCCTGATGCAGCGTAGCCGTTACATTTTCCATTGCGCCGCTCACATAATCACGTCCTACAATTTGATCGTATTTTGCCCAGGGATAATCAATGCCCAGAATTTTAGAATAGAAACCAATCATCTCCGGCGTATGCCCGAAAATTCTTCTTGCCACCGACTCGTACTCATGCTCTACATAATATTCAACGGGCTTTCCTTCGTAGCTGTCTTTCACAATCGCATAATCGCCCACACCCATAAAAAACAAATAAGGCGCAATAGGCAAATCCTGCTTCCATGTATCGGTGCGTGTGCCATCGCTGTTTTTCTTTTGCGAAACGAGCAAGCCATTGGAAAGCGTTACATATTTTGCAGGAACGGTCATCGCAATTTCTTCGGTGGATTTCTGGTCAGGCTTGTCAATTGTAGGAAACCAAACGCTGTTGCTTTCTGTTTCGCCCTGTGTCCATATTTGAATCGGTTTATCTTTTACCAAACCTTTCGGGTTGATGAAGTACAAACCTTTATCGTCTGTAATGGCAGCACTGCCGTGCGTTTTACGCTCATCGGGCTTGGAAACATAGTCGATATAAACCGTATATTTTTCGCCGCCTTTAAATGTTTTACCCAATTGAATATGCAATTGCAAACTATCATTATACGTATATTTCAAAGGCGTTTTTTTCGTACCATTGAGCATAGCAATCTCTTTAATATCCATGCCTTTTGCATCGAGCGTTAAAGAATCCGTAGGATAAAAATGCGGCTGCAAGGTAATCCACGCTTTGCCGTACATATAACTTTTGTCATAATCAAACTTAACTGCAAGTTTGGTATTGACCACATCATTAATTTTTGTTGCGCTTGCGCGGTATTCGTGTTTCCATGTTGTATCACTGCCGGATTGTGCCTTTACAAAAACGAACGACAGCAGGCACAACGGAAGAAATAATTTTTTCATTTAGAATATTTTTTCGAGGCGTAAAAGTAAATTATTCAACGAAATCGTATATGATAATTTTTGTTATTTTGATGAGTGGTAAATAGCACCTATCGTCATTGCGAGAAACGAGGCATTAGAGCCTGTCCCGAACTTGTTTCGGGAAGCGACGTGGCAATCTCAAATAGACATTCAAAGATTGCTGCGCTCGCAATGACGTGCAAGCGTGTTTCATTATTTTATACATTTGAAAATGAAAAAATTTTTCTTTTTGTTTTTTTGCATAATTGTCCAATATTCCAATGCACAAAGTTCGTTTACCATTCTTCCGTTGGGCGTTTACGGCGGCAGCGACGAGAGTAATTTATCCGCTTATCTGCTCGCACCGAGAGATTCGCAAAATTATATTTGCCTGGATGCAGGAACAATATATGATGGCTTGAAAGCTGCACACAGCAAGGGCTTCATCAAAAAGAATGAAGCTGATTTTTTCAAAGAAAACATCAAAGCGTATCTTATTTCCCACGGGCATCTCGACCATGTTGCAGGAATGATTATCAACTCGCCAAATGATGTGAAGAAGAATATTTATGCGTTACCTTTCTGCATCGACATTTTGAAGACAAAATATTTCACATGGACGAGTTGGGCAAATTTTGCCAACGAGGGCGAGCAACCTGCATTGAAAAAATATACCTACAACTATTTAGACACATCCAAAGAAACACTAATTGAAAATACTTCGCTGTTCGTCAAACCATTTTTGTTAAGCCACTCTGCACCGGGAAAAAGTACGGCGTTTTTAATCAGAAACAATGATGATTATTTTCTTTATTTTGGCGACACGGGCGACGATGCCATTGAACAGAGCAATAACTTAAAAATCGTCTGGAATGCAGTTGCACCACTGCTTCCAGCAAAAAAACTAAAAGGAATTTCCATTGAATGTTCTTATCCCGATGAACAAAATGACAAACAATTATTCGGACATCTGAAACCGGATTTATTGTTCAAAAATCTGAAAGAATTAGAAAATTTAGCAGGTAAAAATTCTTTGCAAAATTTCCCTGTCATTATCGCACATATTAAACCTGACGGCGATAATGAAACATTGATTCACGAAGAACTGGAAAAAGAAAATACACTGAACGTGAAACTGATTTTTCCGAAACAGGGAGAAAAAATTAATTTA from Arachidicoccus sp. BS20 encodes the following:
- a CDS encoding ABC transporter ATP-binding protein — its product is MVDIKNLHFSYKKKKVYDSIGLTFQTGYVYGLLGKNGTGKSTLLRTVCGLLFPDKGSVNVLGFNPSERKPAFLQEVFMVPEEFYLPDVSIQKYVCCNAPFYPKFSQPEFENYLKEFEVPVDNTLQEMSYGQKKKVLIAFALACNTSLLLMDEPSNGLDILSKTQFRKVLAGAVNENKCIIISTHQVKDLETLIDFVTIVDEGKILFNHSMDEVSSKLAFKFSQDKNNVSSILYEEQTLSGSALVIPNYDDESTKVDLELLYKTVVTNPQAVRQIFNHSKIDL
- a CDS encoding SDR family NAD(P)-dependent oxidoreductase, with amino-acid sequence MANTILITGATSGFGKAIAERFSAEGWNCIITGRRAERLNEIAKNLSEKNNVKILPLVFDVRNREAVFENLSNLPDEWKQIDVLVNNAGLALGRENFDEANMDDWDTMIDTNVKGLLYVSKAIVPYFIENKKGHIINIGSTAAKDVYPQGNVYCATKHAVDSISQSQRIELLQHKIKVTAVHPGAAETEFSDVRFKGDKEKSKAVYEGYEALHAVDIADVIYYCATLPQHVCINDLVVTCTAQANSFFTYKG
- a CDS encoding M1 family metallopeptidase, whose product is MKKLFLPLCLLSFVFVKAQSGSDTTWKHEYRASATKINDVVNTKLAVKFDYDKSYMYGKAWITLQPHFYPTDSLTLDAKGMDIKEIAMLNGTKKTPLKYTYNDSLQLHIQLGKTFKGGEKYTVYIDYVSKPDERKTHGSAAITDDKGLYFINPKGLVKDKPIQIWTQGETESNSVWFPTIDKPDQKSTEEIAMTVPAKYVTLSNGLLVSQKKNSDGTRTDTWKQDLPIAPYLFFMGVGDYAIVKDSYEGKPVEYYVEHEYESVARRIFGHTPEMIGFYSKILGIDYPWAKYDQIVGRDYVSGAMENVTATLHQESAQQNARQLTDGNVWEDDIAHELFHHWFGDLVTCESWSNITVNESFANYSEYLWENYKYGKDAGDAENYEQMQEYLNSANSRNKNLVRYYYKDKEDVFDLVSYQKGGRILHMLRHIIGDSAFFKSLNLYLNQNKFGTGSATKLRLAFEQITGEDWNWYWNQWYFGAGNPVLDITYAYDSAAKTSTVTIEQTQKNEQIFKLPIDIDIYHGKNKIRHSVWMTQQKQSYTFNVGDKPDLINVDGDKILLAEKNDHKTLKEFINQYNLAGNYVDREEAVAYAINHLDEDGAKDFLVNTALNDKFHGIRKDVLQAVNPTVYSAADFEKIAGIAKNDPYRLVRAAAIDALTFSRDSAYKPIYLAGVYDSSYSVAGSSLQALATLDKDKAVSMAAELQKDARGRLASVVQRLTISTKSDADFDNLYDSYTSLPLGQEKVTQTFDMITYLGNLHDTEHFKRLTDAIIETRDKVVPYVPQYKDAVNKRLETILSNKKTQLNNAANKDDEQAQINYLQSRL
- a CDS encoding MBL fold metallo-hydrolase; translated protein: MFFCIIVQYSNAQSSFTILPLGVYGGSDESNLSAYLLAPRDSQNYICLDAGTIYDGLKAAHSKGFIKKNEADFFKENIKAYLISHGHLDHVAGMIINSPNDVKKNIYALPFCIDILKTKYFTWTSWANFANEGEQPALKKYTYNYLDTSKETLIENTSLFVKPFLLSHSAPGKSTAFLIRNNDDYFLYFGDTGDDAIEQSNNLKIVWNAVAPLLPAKKLKGISIECSYPDEQNDKQLFGHLKPDLLFKNLKELENLAGKNSLQNFPVIIAHIKPDGDNETLIHEELEKENTLNVKLIFPKQGEKINL